CGGAACTGGTCGCGCTGGTCCGCTCGCTCGGCGACTTCTGCGTCGGCGTCTCGGCGTTCCCGTACGGCCACCCGCGTTCGGCGGACCTGGAATCGGACACGAAACACCTGGTCCGCAAGTTCCGCGCGGGAGCCGATTTCGCGATCGCGCAGCTGTTTTTCGAGGCCGAGGACTTCCTGCGGCTGCGCGACCGGGTCGCCGCCGCGGGCTGCGACGCGCTCGTGCTGCCCGGCATCATGCCGCTGACCACCCTGCGCACGCTGCACACCACGATCAAGCTGTCCGGGGCCCCGGCGTCGCAGCGGCTGCTCGACCGGCTCGAACCGTTCTCCGACGACCCCAAGGCGTTCCGCGCGGCCGGTCTCGACTGGGTCACCGAACTGTGCGAGAAACTGATCGCCGAAGGCGTGCCCGACCTGCACTTCTACACCTTCAACCGGTCCAAGGCGACGCGCGAGGTGGTCACCCGGCTCGGACTGGTGCCCGCCCGCACTTACTGATCCGACCAAAAGCAGGCCGACCCCCACTCGGCAAGTAACCGTTGCTGCGAGGCCATTAGGCCGTGACTGTGGTCGGATTAGCAACGATCGGCACAATACTCCGTGGGCTCGGGGGCACTGCGGCCGGTAGCGTGCCGGACATGGCTTCCACCGAACAGAGCGTTCCGGAGATCTGCGACCGGTACGTCGACGATTACGTGGCCGTGGACCCGGTCGCGGCCACCATGCTCGGCGTCGCGGGCTACGACGACCAGCTGACCGACTATTCGCCCGCGGGCCACGACGCCCGCGCGGACCTGGCGCGGCGCGCGCTGGCCGCGGTGACCGCCGCGGAACCGGCGAACGCGGGGGAGCGGGTCGCGAAGGCCGTGTTCACCGAGCGGATCGGCCTCGAACTGGAGATCCACGACGCGGGTCTCGACGCGGCTTCGCTCAACGTGATCGAGAGCCCGGTGCAGGGCCTGCGCATGGTTTTCGACCTGATGCCGACCGACACCCCGGACGACTGGGCGAACGTCGCGGCCCGGCTGCCGAAGGTGCCCGAGGCGCTCGCCGGCGTCCGCGCGTCGCTGCTGGCCGCGGCCGACAAGGGGCAGGTTTCCGCGCTGCGGCAGGTCTCGAAGGTCGC
The nucleotide sequence above comes from Amycolatopsis sp. AA4. Encoded proteins:
- a CDS encoding methylenetetrahydrofolate reductase; this encodes MTSVIERLRGDGPAFSVEFFPPRDEADEAVLWKAIRELEPLDPAYMSITYGAGGSSRDGTIRSIARVATETTLCPMAHLTAVDHSVSELRNVIGWYAAVGVRNILALRGDPPGDVYGDWVPHPEGLTYAAELVALVRSLGDFCVGVSAFPYGHPRSADLESDTKHLVRKFRAGADFAIAQLFFEAEDFLRLRDRVAAAGCDALVLPGIMPLTTLRTLHTTIKLSGAPASQRLLDRLEPFSDDPKAFRAAGLDWVTELCEKLIAEGVPDLHFYTFNRSKATREVVTRLGLVPARTY